The proteins below come from a single Chitinophaga pinensis DSM 2588 genomic window:
- a CDS encoding alpha-L-rhamnosidase C-terminal domain-containing protein, with the protein MKKLLSVVALCLLLLPDFSYAQSAVYASQSRPWNANWIAPQNESGNNYGVYYFRKKIDLPAKPSSFIIHVSADNRYKLYVNGILVSLGPARGDTYYWNYETVDLAPYLTAGKNIVAALVFNEAENRPEAQISVRTAFILQGKGPEEEILNTNNSWKYTRDNGYQPITGFFAASTGEFVDMNQSVKDWTSLDFNDHNWPAAAHLFQGHIKGDGDGLAWMLVPSSLPQMELTQQRLPLVRKTTGITLPETFPASKTAITIPADTTVSFILDQTFLTNAYINLHFSKGKNAGISMRYAESLYDDAAKYGDRKGNRNDVDGKDFKGRKDSLVSAGDMGQSYTTLYWRTFRYILVTIHTQQEPLIIDDISGVFTGYPFTFNAAFNTQDNELKQILDIGWRTARLCAMETYFDCPYYEQLQYIGDTRIQALISYYNSGDDRLARNAIDLMDHSRITEGATQSRWPTRSTQIISTFSLWYIGMLHDFWMYRPDSSFIRSKLTGERAVLDFFSRYQGQDGSLRSTPYWNFIDWVGGKGWNFAMPPKGADGASAILDLQLLMAYQWAAELEASMGMPAYVALYKSKAALLKTTIRNKYWNAGRKLFADTDEKDVYSQHANALAILAGVANQQDLSDICQQLLTDKSLTQCTIYFKYYLHLALAKGGLGNDYIKWLDVWRDNIKMGLTTWAEISDLPNSRSDCHAWGASPNIEFFRMILGIDTDGPGFRKIKITPHLGDLKNISGEIPHPNGKVAATYTFDRNKWKIKIHLPAKTTGTLLWKNKKYPLKTGENLLEI; encoded by the coding sequence ATGAAGAAATTACTCAGTGTGGTAGCGCTCTGCCTTCTTTTGCTACCCGACTTCAGCTATGCACAATCCGCTGTGTATGCCTCGCAGAGCAGGCCATGGAATGCCAATTGGATTGCGCCACAGAATGAGTCCGGCAACAATTATGGGGTCTACTATTTCAGGAAAAAAATTGATCTCCCTGCAAAACCGTCCAGCTTCATTATCCATGTATCAGCCGATAACCGCTATAAGTTATATGTTAATGGCATATTGGTCTCTTTAGGGCCCGCCCGTGGTGATACCTATTACTGGAATTATGAAACGGTAGATCTCGCTCCCTACCTGACTGCCGGTAAAAATATTGTGGCAGCCCTCGTCTTTAATGAGGCCGAAAACCGTCCTGAAGCACAGATTTCAGTGAGAACGGCTTTTATCTTACAAGGAAAGGGACCGGAAGAAGAAATCTTAAATACCAATAATTCCTGGAAATATACACGCGACAACGGCTATCAGCCGATTACCGGCTTCTTTGCCGCCAGTACCGGCGAATTCGTAGATATGAACCAATCCGTTAAAGACTGGACAAGTCTCGATTTTAATGACCACAACTGGCCTGCCGCCGCTCACCTGTTCCAGGGACATATCAAGGGCGATGGGGATGGTTTAGCCTGGATGCTGGTACCCTCCTCTTTACCACAGATGGAACTGACGCAGCAACGATTACCGCTTGTCAGGAAGACAACCGGTATTACACTGCCCGAAACTTTCCCTGCTTCGAAAACAGCCATTACCATTCCTGCTGATACAACAGTATCCTTTATCCTGGACCAGACTTTCCTGACCAATGCCTATATTAACCTGCACTTCAGTAAGGGTAAAAATGCCGGCATATCCATGCGTTATGCTGAATCCCTTTATGATGATGCGGCAAAGTATGGCGACCGTAAAGGCAACCGCAATGATGTGGATGGTAAAGACTTCAAAGGCAGAAAAGACAGCCTGGTATCAGCCGGCGATATGGGACAGTCTTATACGACGCTATACTGGAGAACCTTCCGTTATATCCTGGTGACAATACATACGCAGCAGGAGCCATTGATAATAGACGACATCTCCGGTGTATTTACCGGCTATCCCTTTACATTTAACGCAGCTTTTAATACACAGGATAATGAGTTAAAACAGATATTGGATATCGGCTGGCGTACTGCCCGTCTATGCGCTATGGAGACCTATTTCGATTGTCCTTATTATGAACAGTTGCAGTACATAGGCGATACGCGTATACAGGCGCTGATCAGCTACTACAACAGCGGTGACGACAGACTGGCACGCAATGCCATCGACCTGATGGATCATTCCCGTATTACTGAAGGCGCCACACAAAGCCGCTGGCCAACCCGTAGCACGCAGATTATATCCACCTTCTCCTTATGGTATATCGGTATGTTACACGATTTCTGGATGTACAGACCTGACAGTAGTTTTATCCGAAGTAAACTGACAGGAGAACGTGCCGTACTCGACTTTTTTAGCCGCTACCAGGGCCAGGACGGTTCCTTGAGAAGTACTCCTTACTGGAACTTCATAGACTGGGTCGGTGGCAAAGGATGGAACTTTGCCATGCCGCCTAAAGGCGCAGACGGAGCATCCGCGATCCTTGATCTGCAATTACTGATGGCCTACCAATGGGCAGCCGAACTCGAAGCCAGCATGGGGATGCCCGCATATGTCGCTTTGTACAAAAGCAAGGCAGCCCTGCTAAAAACAACCATCCGGAACAAATACTGGAATGCCGGCAGAAAACTATTCGCAGATACTGACGAAAAAGACGTCTATTCACAACACGCCAATGCACTCGCTATATTGGCGGGTGTAGCCAATCAGCAGGACCTGTCTGACATCTGCCAGCAACTGCTGACGGATAAATCCCTCACACAATGCACCATCTATTTCAAATATTACCTGCACCTGGCACTGGCCAAAGGTGGCCTTGGTAATGATTACATCAAATGGCTGGATGTATGGCGGGACAATATCAAAATGGGATTAACCACCTGGGCCGAAATATCCGATCTGCCCAACAGCCGTTCCGACTGCCACGCATGGGGCGCCAGTCCTAACATCGAATTCTTCCGGATGATCCTGGGCATCGACACCGACGGACCAGGCTTCCGCAAAATAAAAATAACGCCGCACCTGGGAGATTTGAAGAATATCAGCGGAGAGATCCCGCATCCAAACGGAAAGGTCGCTGCTACTTATACTTTCGACAGGAATAAGTGGAAAATAAAAATCCACTTACCGGCGAAAACTACCGGCACCCTGCTATGGAAAAACAAAAAGTATCCGCTTAAAACCGGAGAGAATTTATTAGAGATCTAA
- a CDS encoding ABC transporter permease produces MRVQDGRVDFKKDGDIESRNVFFVDANFFSLFSFPLLRGDANTCLQQPHTVVLTKDEAEKQFGTADAVGKVLTLAEGKTFVSYEVTAVTENCPQNSSIQYKILLPIRQAEADMQNNDNWFSYFLNTFVELEERVNPVTVSTQMQRFYEKDARGAFDAMTLKFGGEKGGDMGTYALQPFADIHMSTTFPAQNGLEKASNPIYAYILSGLALFVLLIASINFVNLTVARSVRRVKEIGIRKAIGSDRRQLIIQFLGESFILCGIAFVLAIALAQLILPVFNELANKKLAIGYLVDARLITGYIALFLLTGLLAGFYPALVLSGYSPVETLYSRFRLKGKGYLQQSLVVLQFTLASFLIIGTFTIYSQFNYLVKADLGYDDHDIVLLDKGNMTHQDAAVFKSELLKYPDIVSVAPKNGGSWATMAQLENDSSIRFAWETVDESYLATLKIPLVQGRNFSVTHPGDSAHAVLVNEAFVKEAGWKDPIGRQIVFNFQNNKTFEVIGVVKDYHYAALNNKIAPQLFTMNNANPYGTFYIRISPRSATRSLAYIQQQFKQFFPFSPYAPIFKNEVNQRSYESEARWKQIILFGAILTIFISCIGLFGLSVLAAEKRIKEIGIRKVLGASVQSIATILSMEFVKLVMIALLIAIPLAWLAASKWLENYP; encoded by the coding sequence GTGCGTGTGCAGGATGGACGGGTAGACTTTAAGAAGGACGGGGATATTGAAAGCAGGAATGTATTTTTTGTAGATGCTAATTTCTTCTCACTATTTTCTTTTCCCCTGCTCCGTGGTGATGCGAACACCTGTTTGCAGCAACCACATACTGTTGTACTGACAAAGGATGAAGCAGAAAAGCAATTTGGTACTGCAGATGCTGTGGGTAAAGTGCTGACACTGGCGGAGGGTAAAACATTTGTGTCTTACGAAGTGACAGCTGTAACGGAGAACTGTCCACAGAATTCATCTATCCAATATAAAATACTGTTGCCTATCCGGCAGGCCGAGGCCGACATGCAGAACAATGATAACTGGTTTAGTTATTTTCTTAACACTTTTGTTGAGCTGGAAGAACGTGTTAATCCGGTGACCGTTTCCACACAAATGCAGCGATTTTATGAAAAGGATGCCCGGGGGGCGTTTGATGCGATGACCTTAAAATTTGGTGGTGAAAAAGGCGGTGATATGGGTACTTATGCTTTGCAGCCTTTTGCCGACATACATATGAGTACAACGTTTCCGGCGCAGAATGGTCTGGAGAAAGCCAGTAATCCGATCTATGCTTATATCCTTTCCGGACTGGCGCTTTTCGTGCTGCTGATCGCCAGTATTAATTTCGTAAATCTGACGGTGGCCCGTTCTGTAAGAAGGGTAAAGGAGATTGGTATCCGTAAAGCAATTGGAAGCGACAGAAGACAGTTGATCATACAATTCCTGGGCGAATCTTTTATCTTATGCGGCATTGCTTTTGTGCTGGCTATTGCATTAGCGCAACTGATTCTGCCCGTCTTTAATGAACTCGCTAATAAGAAACTGGCCATTGGTTATCTCGTAGATGCCCGGCTGATCACAGGATATATTGCGCTCTTTCTGCTGACTGGTTTACTGGCTGGCTTTTATCCGGCGCTGGTATTATCAGGGTATAGTCCAGTAGAAACGCTTTATAGCAGGTTCCGTTTAAAAGGGAAAGGATATTTACAGCAGTCGCTGGTGGTGTTGCAGTTTACACTTGCCTCATTTCTGATCATTGGCACTTTTACAATTTATTCCCAGTTTAATTATCTTGTTAAGGCCGATTTAGGGTATGACGATCATGATATCGTTCTGTTGGATAAGGGAAATATGACGCACCAGGATGCTGCTGTGTTCAAATCAGAGTTGCTGAAGTATCCTGATATTGTGTCTGTAGCTCCGAAGAATGGTGGTTCCTGGGCAACGATGGCGCAGCTGGAGAACGATTCTTCCATCAGGTTTGCATGGGAGACGGTAGATGAATCTTATTTAGCGACCTTAAAGATCCCCTTGGTACAAGGAAGGAATTTTTCTGTTACGCATCCGGGCGATTCTGCGCATGCGGTATTGGTAAACGAGGCTTTTGTAAAAGAGGCGGGATGGAAAGATCCGATTGGCAGACAGATTGTTTTTAATTTTCAGAACAATAAGACTTTTGAGGTGATCGGTGTAGTAAAGGACTATCATTATGCGGCGCTTAACAATAAAATAGCTCCGCAGTTGTTTACCATGAACAATGCGAATCCTTATGGCACATTTTATATCAGGATCAGTCCTCGTTCGGCTACGCGTAGTCTGGCATATATTCAGCAGCAATTCAAACAGTTTTTTCCTTTCAGTCCTTACGCCCCTATCTTTAAAAATGAGGTGAACCAGCGGAGCTATGAGTCTGAGGCCAGGTGGAAGCAGATTATCTTATTCGGTGCGATACTGACCATTTTTATATCCTGTATTGGTTTGTTTGGTTTGTCCGTGTTAGCGGCGGAAAAGCGTATTAAAGAAATTGGCATCAGGAAAGTGTTGGGCGCATCTGTGCAAAGCATTGCTACTATTTTGTCGATGGAGTTTGTAAAGCTGGTGATGATCGCGTTGCTCATTGCCATTCCTTTAGCATGGCTGGCAGCTAGTAAATGGTTGGAAAACTATCCATAA
- a CDS encoding ABC transporter permease: MFKNYFTIALRNLAHNKVYSFINIAGLTIGLTCAMLILLYVKDEVSFDRFHDKSARIYRITLSSFNGGKRASFPVLVCYKAPGSPNMSPGLSHLCVCRMDG; this comes from the coding sequence ATGTTTAAGAACTATTTCACTATTGCCCTCCGTAATCTGGCCCATAATAAAGTTTATTCTTTTATCAATATTGCCGGGCTGACCATTGGTCTAACCTGTGCGATGCTGATCCTGCTTTATGTGAAAGATGAGGTCAGTTTTGACCGCTTTCATGACAAAAGTGCGCGTATCTACAGGATAACGCTTAGTTCTTTCAACGGGGGGAAGCGCGCAAGTTTTCCAGTACTGGTTTGTTACAAGGCCCCAGGTTCACCCAACATGTCGCCGGGATTAAGTCATTTGTGCGTGTGCAGGATGGACGGGTAG
- a CDS encoding 6-pyruvoyl trahydropterin synthase family protein, translating to MKQIVRLTKIFRFEMAHALSGYKGLCRHIHGHSYQLEVTIKGQPDNTPGRSSEGMVLDFGDLKAIVQEEIIAPLDHALMLKEGSVLSLGGVDNELFARIVWTPWQPTCENMVLDFAGRIIAQLPDGVTLCRLKLYETHTSYAEWYASDNID from the coding sequence ATGAAACAGATTGTACGACTCACCAAGATATTCAGGTTTGAGATGGCGCATGCGCTTTCCGGTTATAAAGGACTTTGCAGGCATATTCACGGACATTCCTATCAACTGGAAGTGACGATCAAGGGGCAGCCGGATAATACGCCAGGGCGCAGCAGTGAAGGTATGGTGTTGGATTTTGGTGATCTGAAAGCGATTGTGCAAGAGGAAATTATTGCGCCGCTGGATCATGCGTTGATGTTAAAAGAAGGAAGTGTATTGTCTCTGGGTGGAGTGGATAATGAATTGTTTGCCCGGATTGTATGGACACCCTGGCAACCGACCTGTGAGAATATGGTGCTGGATTTCGCCGGACGTATTATTGCGCAGCTGCCGGACGGGGTAACCCTTTGCAGGCTAAAGTTATATGAGACGCATACTTCATATGCCGAATGGTATGCCAGTGATAATATTGATTGA
- a CDS encoding DoxX family membrane protein: MKAKVLFVLCLLTGLMFLNAGLDKFFHYMPVPKDMPEKMVKAGMAFMEIGWLMPLVGAVEAIGGILLIFKRTRALGAIVILPILVGILLTNITMAPSGLPIVLIIIAVITWVIIENWHKYLPMVKK; this comes from the coding sequence ATGAAAGCGAAAGTTCTTTTTGTTTTATGCTTACTGACAGGTCTGATGTTCCTCAATGCAGGCCTGGACAAATTCTTCCACTATATGCCTGTTCCCAAGGATATGCCTGAGAAAATGGTAAAAGCAGGCATGGCATTCATGGAGATCGGCTGGCTCATGCCACTGGTAGGCGCCGTAGAAGCTATTGGCGGCATACTGCTGATATTCAAAAGGACCAGAGCACTTGGAGCCATTGTTATTCTTCCTATACTGGTCGGTATCCTGCTGACCAATATCACCATGGCCCCTTCCGGTTTACCTATCGTACTGATAATAATCGCTGTTATCACCTGGGTCATCATCGAAAACTGGCACAAATACCTGCCAATGGTCAAAAAATAA
- a CDS encoding SRPBCC domain-containing protein, with protein MKHNLQFDFIADKQKNTLTIRREFLADRQLVWDCYTKSELLDQWFAPAPLSTKTKSMDFREGGHWHYAMIDPNGTEYWGYTDYVKIHPIDYYTSLDAFCNAEGEINEALPRAEWLVTFTDKGENALVETVVTYKSLSDLETVIQMGIEQGLTATLEKLDELLLRLRK; from the coding sequence ATGAAACACAACCTGCAATTCGATTTTATTGCTGATAAACAGAAAAATACCCTGACCATCAGACGCGAATTCCTGGCCGACCGGCAATTAGTGTGGGATTGTTATACGAAAAGCGAATTGCTTGACCAATGGTTTGCCCCAGCCCCGCTATCAACAAAAACAAAATCCATGGATTTTCGCGAAGGCGGTCACTGGCACTACGCAATGATAGATCCCAATGGCACCGAATATTGGGGATATACCGACTACGTGAAGATCCATCCTATCGATTATTACACCTCCCTGGATGCGTTCTGTAATGCAGAAGGTGAAATCAATGAAGCACTGCCGCGTGCTGAATGGTTAGTGACCTTCACTGATAAAGGAGAAAATGCACTGGTAGAAACAGTCGTGACCTATAAATCGCTCTCTGATCTGGAAACCGTTATACAGATGGGCATAGAACAGGGACTGACCGCAACACTGGAAAAACTGGATGAACTCTTGTTACGCCTGCGTAAATAA
- a CDS encoding xanthine dehydrogenase family protein molybdopterin-binding subunit has protein sequence MAEHRRLSRRTFLRNTGMSGVALTIGLCWPALGRNGSKIISASEVAHAVTELMYWISIDSTGRVTICNHRSEMGQGTWQAIPQIIAEELEVSMDQVSVRSPAADPKKYGPQPQEGSFSIRGWYQQLLRVGASAREMLIQAAAQQWKVEVKACYAENGQVIHRATGRALGYGQLVKAASQLTPPADVTLKARKDYKIIGKPLHRNDTLLKTNGSAIFGMDKKLPGMLYAVVERNPRFRGKVKSFNDTAVRAVHGVTHVLKVKRDVFGLLFEGVAVVANSSWAAMQGRKMLKVEWDDEGFEHLDSEQLYTRMREDLYKLPPSAAFDIALKETSAGFEAIYEAPYQSHSCMEPVNCTADVKENSITIWGPIQEANWIQASLSEHLHIPVENVHVHMTFLGGGFGRKAFTDYPLEAALISKEIKAPVQLLCTREDDMTMGPFRAGAVYRCRGGVTMDKKIGALQIVSASQYIGPGQLQDSTPEALPVNGGNSAGLAEDYYKTIPHYSFGGISTRSPIPTMWWRAPGANVDLFASESFIDELAHLAQEDPLVFRKRHLNSARYQAMIDQLAAFSKWNTRERNAGWGVAITECFGSRVGQVVKVSYAKDKGVKIDKVFAVIDCGWYVNPDIIRAQVEGSIVMGLGAAVHHATHFKVGKAVEKNFNTYPMPRIYEVPAIAVHIMENNENPGGVGEPGLPAFAPALCNAIFDLTGKRIRKLPFALEEV, from the coding sequence ATGGCGGAGCATAGACGTCTTTCCCGGAGAACTTTCCTGCGTAATACCGGTATGTCCGGAGTCGCTTTAACAATCGGGCTTTGCTGGCCTGCATTGGGAAGAAATGGTAGTAAAATTATCAGTGCCAGCGAGGTAGCCCATGCGGTGACGGAATTGATGTACTGGATATCAATTGACAGTACAGGGAGGGTGACCATCTGTAATCACCGTTCGGAGATGGGACAGGGTACCTGGCAGGCGATACCACAAATCATTGCAGAAGAACTGGAAGTAAGTATGGATCAGGTATCTGTACGTTCGCCGGCGGCTGATCCTAAAAAGTATGGTCCGCAGCCGCAGGAAGGTAGTTTTTCCATTCGTGGCTGGTATCAGCAGTTATTACGCGTTGGCGCTTCCGCCCGGGAGATGCTGATTCAGGCCGCTGCGCAACAATGGAAGGTGGAGGTAAAGGCGTGTTATGCAGAGAATGGACAGGTGATACATCGTGCAACGGGGAGAGCGTTAGGGTATGGGCAGCTGGTAAAAGCGGCTTCACAGTTGACTCCACCAGCGGATGTTACATTAAAAGCCCGTAAGGATTATAAAATCATAGGTAAACCTTTGCATAGGAATGATACCCTGCTGAAAACGAATGGCAGCGCCATATTTGGTATGGATAAAAAGTTGCCGGGGATGTTGTATGCAGTGGTGGAACGTAATCCACGGTTCAGGGGAAAAGTAAAAAGTTTTAATGATACAGCTGTAAGGGCGGTACATGGTGTAACGCATGTGCTGAAAGTAAAGCGGGATGTGTTCGGATTATTGTTTGAAGGCGTAGCTGTTGTGGCCAATTCTTCCTGGGCAGCCATGCAGGGGCGGAAAATGTTGAAGGTGGAATGGGATGATGAAGGATTTGAGCACCTTGATTCTGAGCAGTTGTATACAAGGATGCGGGAAGATCTGTATAAGCTGCCGCCATCGGCTGCTTTTGATATTGCATTAAAGGAAACGAGTGCCGGTTTTGAAGCCATTTATGAAGCGCCGTATCAATCGCATAGCTGTATGGAGCCTGTGAATTGTACGGCAGACGTAAAGGAGAATAGTATAACAATCTGGGGGCCGATACAGGAAGCGAACTGGATACAGGCTAGTCTGAGTGAACACTTGCATATTCCCGTTGAAAATGTTCATGTACATATGACGTTTTTAGGCGGTGGTTTCGGGCGTAAAGCATTTACAGACTATCCGCTGGAAGCGGCGCTTATATCAAAGGAAATAAAGGCGCCGGTGCAGTTGCTTTGTACGAGAGAAGATGACATGACGATGGGGCCTTTTCGTGCCGGTGCGGTGTACCGGTGCAGGGGAGGTGTGACAATGGATAAAAAGATTGGCGCATTACAGATTGTTTCTGCTTCGCAATATATAGGGCCTGGGCAGTTGCAGGATTCGACACCGGAGGCGTTACCAGTTAATGGTGGAAATTCGGCTGGGCTGGCGGAAGATTACTATAAAACGATACCACATTATAGTTTTGGAGGGATCTCTACCCGGTCGCCAATACCAACTATGTGGTGGCGTGCACCTGGCGCAAATGTGGATTTATTTGCCAGTGAGAGTTTTATCGATGAACTGGCGCATCTTGCCCAGGAGGACCCTCTGGTATTCAGGAAACGACATCTTAATTCTGCGCGTTATCAGGCGATGATCGATCAACTGGCTGCCTTCAGCAAGTGGAATACACGGGAACGGAACGCAGGTTGGGGCGTCGCTATTACGGAATGTTTTGGTAGTCGGGTAGGACAGGTCGTGAAGGTGTCTTATGCCAAAGATAAGGGTGTTAAGATTGATAAGGTGTTTGCTGTTATAGATTGTGGCTGGTATGTCAATCCTGATATCATCCGGGCGCAGGTAGAGGGAAGTATTGTTATGGGCCTGGGAGCGGCAGTACATCATGCGACTCATTTTAAAGTAGGAAAGGCTGTTGAGAAGAACTTCAATACTTATCCTATGCCGCGTATTTATGAGGTGCCTGCAATAGCCGTACATATTATGGAGAATAATGAAAATCCGGGAGGTGTAGGTGAACCAGGTTTGCCGGCTTTTGCGCCTGCATTATGTAATGCGATTTTTGATCTTACAGGAAAGAGGATCCGTAAGTTGCCTTTTGCACTGGAAGAGGTTTAA
- a CDS encoding alpha/beta hydrolase-fold protein, whose translation MRQLFLLVLLLPLIASAQTPKQLVSFGQPDSIYSDILKEKRELWIYSPNSDTSFFAKAAYPVLYVLDGDAHFSYLQTIIRQMSENGVTALPQMIIVGIASTNGNRMHDLTPTVDPKMPGSGGGEQFTAFIEKELIPYIDNKYPTAPYRVYSGHSLGGLMVINTLLHHPSLFNAYIASDPSISWNDSRILQALDSLLEHQDFNNKRFYLAIAHTMNASLDTIQVKKDNTMGSIHTSAILQLASKLKQHPRNHLNWAYNYYPNDYHNSIPLIAQYDGLRTIFRAYWFPTYLYPDKSGNTDSLRALITTHYKTLSKEMGYNVLPYEWEFNSLGYHHLSIKNYAKSQMFFELNIAYFPASYNTYDSMGDYYMEKGDSAQAVIYWKKSLALRHVQRVQEKVDKVALSTR comes from the coding sequence ATGAGACAACTATTCCTCCTCGTCCTCCTGCTACCATTAATAGCATCCGCCCAAACGCCTAAGCAGCTGGTTTCTTTCGGACAACCCGACAGCATTTACTCTGACATTCTCAAAGAAAAAAGGGAGCTTTGGATCTATAGCCCCAATAGTGACACCAGTTTCTTTGCAAAAGCAGCCTACCCGGTACTATATGTATTGGATGGGGACGCTCATTTCTCCTACCTCCAGACCATAATCCGGCAAATGAGCGAGAACGGCGTTACTGCCCTCCCGCAAATGATCATCGTTGGCATCGCCAGTACAAACGGTAATCGTATGCACGACCTTACTCCTACTGTTGATCCTAAAATGCCCGGTTCTGGTGGCGGTGAACAGTTTACCGCCTTCATCGAAAAAGAACTCATCCCCTATATTGATAATAAATATCCTACCGCCCCTTACAGGGTCTATTCCGGTCATTCCCTGGGAGGACTGATGGTTATTAATACCCTCCTCCATCATCCGTCCCTGTTTAACGCCTATATCGCCTCAGATCCGAGCATTTCCTGGAATGATAGCCGCATCCTTCAGGCCCTCGACAGTTTACTGGAACACCAGGACTTCAACAACAAACGTTTCTATCTGGCCATTGCCCATACAATGAATGCAAGCCTTGATACCATTCAGGTAAAAAAAGATAACACGATGGGCTCCATACATACCAGCGCCATCCTGCAACTGGCCAGTAAACTCAAACAACATCCCCGCAATCATCTCAACTGGGCCTATAACTATTACCCCAACGACTACCACAATTCCATTCCGCTGATTGCCCAGTACGACGGTCTGCGGACAATCTTCCGCGCTTACTGGTTTCCCACTTACCTCTACCCGGATAAGTCAGGAAATACAGACTCATTACGCGCACTGATTACCACACACTACAAAACACTCAGCAAAGAAATGGGATACAATGTGCTTCCATACGAATGGGAATTCAATAGTTTGGGCTACCACCATTTATCCATAAAGAATTACGCAAAATCACAAATGTTCTTTGAGCTCAACATCGCATATTTCCCGGCAAGCTACAATACCTATGATAGCATGGGCGATTATTACATGGAAAAAGGAGACTCAGCCCAGGCGGTCATTTACTGGAAAAAATCCTTGGCGCTAAGACACGTGCAACGTGTACAGGAAAAAGTAGATAAGGTTGCTTTATCCACAAGATAA